The Candidatus Woesearchaeota archaeon region TTGCTACTCGGAATATTTGATTTTTTACTTAATTCGAGAGCAGATAACGTTCCAAATCTACACAATTCCGAATATGCTCGTGCTTTGTATTCACTAAATCCTAACTGTTGCAAAACTGAAATCATTCACTACCCCGAGTAGTTAATCACCTATTTAAAACTTATCATTTATGAAAAACACAGGTGATAAAATGTTACTCGGCACAACCAAATTATTAGAACTTGTAAAAACAATTAACTTAGTAGAAAATCTCTGCGAAAGAGAACTTAAAACCCCCGAAGGAGCCGGATTTGATTTAAGACTTGGAAATGTTTATCAACTCACAGGTTCAGGTTTTATTGGAATAACACACAGAAAAACGCCAGAAAGAAGATTAGTAGTAGAATATGGAAAAGATTCCAAGATAATTATCGATCCAGGACAATATTTTATTGGACAAACAATTGAAAAAATTAACTTACCTTCAAACATTACTGCATTTTTCGGTCCTCGAATCACAACTTACATGAATGGTTTAATTGTAAGAATTGGTTTAACTGCAAAACCTGGAAGTTCCAGCAATATTAATTTTGCAATTAGCAACCAAGGTCCAGTTCCAGTAGAAATTGAACTCGGTTCTAGATTAATTCATGTTTCATTTTGCAAAGTTGACGGATTAGTTAATCAGTACAAAGGGCAATGGAAAGGTAACAGAACTGGAACTCCTGGAATGGAAAAACAAATATGATAAAAACACATACAATAACTCTTCTCAAACCTAAATATTTTTATAGTTCTTTCTCACCAAATAGGTTATGGTTTTAGAACGAATTAATTTTCAAAACAAAAAAGGACACATACTTCAAGGAATAACTCAGTATATTGAAAAAGAAACTCTATTGCCAGCAGTAATTCTACTTCATGATTTAAATTCTCATTCTCAACACGAATTAATCATAAATTTATCTAATTTTTTAGTTGCGCAAGGTTTATTAGTACTGCGTTTTGATTTTCACGGACATGGTAGTAGTGAAGGAACATTGCAAGAATTCAACATCACTCAACAAATGGACGATCTTAATTGCGCAATTGATTATTTGAAAACATTAGATATTATTGATTCAAACAAAATTGGAATTTATGGTCATGGAATGGGTGCGGATGCAGCAATAATTGCAATTGCAGATGATGAAAAAACAAATATTGCTTGCATGATTTTACATGCTCCAAGAGCAGATTTAAATGATCACATTAATTCACGGTTTTTAGACATTGAACTTGAAGAAATGAAACAAAAAGGATTTATTAAACATGGAATTCATGGACGAATCGATAGAACTTTTTTTGATAATTTAAAAAAACATGCTCCATTAGATGAAATTCAAAAAATTAAAATACCTTTACTATTTATTCACGGTACAAATGATTTTGCAATTCCAGTTGTTAATTCAAAAAGTTTATTTTTAAAAGCAATTGAACCTAAACGATTAGAACTCGTAGAAGGTGCAGATCACGAATTTAGAAATGTTGAACATCGAGAATATTTTTTTGAAGTTTGTTCCCAATGGTTCAATAAATGGCTCAAAGGATCAGCAATGTATTCATATAAGTATTAACACACACAAAAATGAACACAAAAAAGAGTGTTGCCATGGCAAACTAAAAATGAAACAACAAAAATACAAACTAATCGTTTTTGATATGGACTGAGTAATATTCAAAGATACTAATTTTTGGATGCGAGTTCATAAAACGTATGGAACGCTTGAAGAAGGAAAAAAACTTACTGACAAATATTTATTAACTGATTACAATAAATTAGTAGAAGCAGTTGTAGAAACATTATGGAAAAATCTACCTTCAGATAAATTTGAAGAATTAATTCAACAATCAGAATATAATCCAGGAGTTAAAGAAACATTTGAAGAACTAAAAAAATTAGGTTTTAAAATCGCAATAATAACTTGCGGCCCAAATCAATTAATTGAAAAGATTAAAAAAGATAATATTTATTTTGATTATGCTTTTTCTAATCATATTGAAATTAGCGACGGAATAATTAAAGGAAATTTCAAAGGAACAGTTGCCGAAGGAAGACACCACAAAGTAAAATTATTAACTCGAATTTGTGATGAATTAAATATAACTAAAAATGAAGTAATTGCAGTTGCAGATGGAAAAACAGATTTAGAAATGATAGAATTTGTTGGAATGGGAATTGCATTTAGATCCACTAATGAACATATCAAAAAAGCAGCAACACATATAATACAAGGAGATAATTTAAAATCAATTTTAGAATTTATTAGGTGAACATCATGAAAAAAGAGATCAAATCAAAAATATTATTTATCACTGGAAACATGAATAAACTTCGTGAAGCAAAAGAGATCCTTAAAGATTATGATATCCAAAATAAAAAAATAGACTTACCCGAATTACAAGGAACTCCAATTGAAATTGTTAAAGAAAAAACTCGCATTGCATTAAAACTTTTAAAAAAACCAGTAATTGTTGAAGATACAAATCTTAGATTCAATGCATTAAATGGAATGCCTGGACCCTACATCAAAGACTTTTTAAAAGCATTAGGTACAAAAGATTTGCCAAAACTACTCACCGGATTCAAAGATAAAAGTGCAGAAGCAGTTGCATTAATTGGTTATGGTGAAATTGGAAAACCAATAAAAGTATTTGAAGGAAAAACAAAAGGAAAAATCATAAAACCAAAAGGAGATTCAAACTTTGGATGGGATCCAATTTTTATGCCTGAGGGATTTAAAGAAACTTTTGCTCAAATGAGTGCAGAACAAAAAAATAAAATTTCACATAGAAAAAAAGCTTTCATAAAATTAAAAAATTATTTAAAAAACAAAAATTAAATCTCTAAAAATAAATAAGAAACAGTTAAACTCTCCAAATAATCAATAAATACTCTAATTTTAATAACAAGATACTAAATTAAACAGCTATATAAATACAATAAAAAATAACTTGCAGAATATGGTCAAAAGATAGTAAGCTTTATAAAAGAGTAATTTTTGCAAAGTATTGTCTTTATTAAGACTAAAACACAATAATTTCTGAGTTAATTATTATGTTTAAATGGCGGTGTAACTCAGCCTGGTTAGAGTGCTACATTAGCTTTTTATAAAAGTTAAGGCAATGCTCATAAAGTTGAGCGGTGAGGCTTAGGCCTGTGAACAACTCGATCTAACTGGAGTCACGTAGATGTCCCGAGTTCAAAATTTAAACTGTGTTTAAATCTCATAAAAACATAGTTTTAATGAAAGTCTCGGCACCGCCATTTTCTATATTTTTTTAATTTTTGAATATGCTTAGGATTAACAAAACCTATACAGTCCACAAATATATTCAAATTATTCATACCATTAAACTGAATCCTATAAAGATCATGCCACTGATTTTTGTACTTATGACTCACATACAACTTACCTTTCATTCCAATATTTAACAAAAAAGATAAAACTTGTTTAAGCAAACTTTGTGAAATACTTGAAAATTCTATTCGAGGATACATAATTCCATTATTATTTGCAAGAACTAAACATCCATCAGTTGCGAAATAACCTTGAATTATTTCTTTATACAAAAAAGAATCAAGCTTATTAGTAATCTTTAAATCAGGACCTTTTTTACCAACTGGAAAATCATAACTTTCAAAAATAGAAAATAATTTTTTACTAGAACAACTCAATTCTGCTTTATTTTGATCCAATCTTTTTTTAATTCTAATTGATTTACCTCTTAACTTACTTAAAATACAATTCATATTATTTAAGAATTGAAAATCTTCTTTCAAATTACCACAAAGTTCAACAAAATAATGATATTTTCCAACTCTACTTAAACAACCATCGCCTAGCATAGCACCATAAACTAAAGCAAACTCTTTTTTTGACACCATTTTTAAATAAATTTAATAACAATAGAATTAATATAGTTTACGGGCACAGAAGTCCAGTGACCAATGCAAATATTACATAAAGATTTATAAATAAGACATTTTTCTCAATATCACATTATTAGCCAGCGTGGCACAATCTGGTACTGCGCGAGACTGGAATTTTTTCAGACTTTGAAGTCTATCGATTCGTTGGTTACACTTTAATCAAAAACTACCAGCGATCTCGTTCGCTTCGGCGTATCCCGGTTCAAAAAGAATTAAGGTGTTTCCTTGTTCATGAAAGTCCGGGCGCTGGCGTTTTATTTCTTTAATCGCATAGAATCATTCACTCATCAAGATTTAAATCTAAATCTCTTGCTTTAACAATTATTCCCCCATTAGAAATTATAGTTAATACATTTGCTCTATGTTTATTCAAAAGCAATGGATTTTCTACAAGATAAACTCCTTCATCATATGCCATGTTCCACGGATGATCTAGAGTAATAATATATGGTTTTGTTTTTAACATCTTACGCATCTCAGAATGTTTTATATCAGACATATATTTCCAATCTGAATTCCATTGTTTATGTTTAATAGATGTTCCATTAACAACACCTTTAAATTGCCCAAATTGAGAAAAATACTCATATCCCGTAATTTCGAGTGCTTTGGCATGTTGTA contains the following coding sequences:
- a CDS encoding prolyl oligopeptidase family serine peptidase, which produces MVLERINFQNKKGHILQGITQYIEKETLLPAVILLHDLNSHSQHELIINLSNFLVAQGLLVLRFDFHGHGSSEGTLQEFNITQQMDDLNCAIDYLKTLDIIDSNKIGIYGHGMGADAAIIAIADDEKTNIACMILHAPRADLNDHINSRFLDIELEEMKQKGFIKHGIHGRIDRTFFDNLKKHAPLDEIQKIKIPLLFIHGTNDFAIPVVNSKSLFLKAIEPKRLELVEGADHEFRNVEHREYFFEVCSQWFNKWLKGSAMYSYKY
- a CDS encoding HAD-IB family phosphatase, which translates into the protein MRVHKTYGTLEEGKKLTDKYLLTDYNKLVEAVVETLWKNLPSDKFEELIQQSEYNPGVKETFEELKKLGFKIAIITCGPNQLIEKIKKDNIYFDYAFSNHIEISDGIIKGNFKGTVAEGRHHKVKLLTRICDELNITKNEVIAVADGKTDLEMIEFVGMGIAFRSTNEHIKKAATHIIQGDNLKSILEFIR
- the rdgB gene encoding RdgB/HAM1 family non-canonical purine NTP pyrophosphatase, whose translation is MKKEIKSKILFITGNMNKLREAKEILKDYDIQNKKIDLPELQGTPIEIVKEKTRIALKLLKKPVIVEDTNLRFNALNGMPGPYIKDFLKALGTKDLPKLLTGFKDKSAEAVALIGYGEIGKPIKVFEGKTKGKIIKPKGDSNFGWDPIFMPEGFKETFAQMSAEQKNKISHRKKAFIKLKNYLKNKN